In Magallana gigas chromosome 1, xbMagGiga1.1, whole genome shotgun sequence, the sequence AGCGACGAGAATTTATTAACTGAGGAAGACAAATGCAATATGCTTACCATGTACGATTTAGATAAACAACTTTTATCTTCAATCGATTTGTCCTTAACATCAAAAATGTTTCCATTTCTATGTAAACTGTATAAAAAGGAATTTAGAAATTATGGAACATCTTTTTTCATGTCCCCATATCCCTGCATTTTGGATGAAATGGACAAAATGAAGcgacaaaacaaaatacagtaTGCTTCTCTTGTTTTGTTGATGTTCAATGATAGCAAACTATCCGAATCTATTTTAGACGATGATAGAAGTAGCAATAGATCTAGTAGTTTTGAGGCGAAAAAAATCAGTGTACTGAATCGATGTAAGGTAGACCGCGAAACAAACAGTTTTAGATTTATTGATGCATTGTCAGATATGGAAGGGACCTATACAAACAAGTTTGATAGTGAGTACACTTTTATTCACGATTCCATGTTTGAAATCGTTGCATGTCATTTTGGTCGTCAGTTTCCAGAGCTTATGATACAATACATGAGTAGTGATTATTTTGCTAATTATATCAAAGTAAACGGGAACGAATCTGAAAACAGAATAAGTGAAAAAGTAGAATCTACAAAACGTAAGGCAAGTGGTTTGTGTATAAACATTTCTGAATCACACCATCAGATGCTTGCAGAACGTTTGTTTAGAGACGTAGAAAATGGTGAGATGCTTGTCTTTGAAAATGAAGCACTGAAACATCCGTCTGTGCTTCAAACTTTCATTGATGTAATCACGAGGAAGTCGTACAGAGAACTTTATTCCATATTTCTTTCTGAAGGTTTCTGTTTATTCTTTCGGTCACAGATGCCAAATGAAAACGAAACACTTGGTGAAACATTCAAACGTTTACAGATTTCGTCACTTTTATATAATAGAGAGCGCTTTAGAGCAATTAGCTGGGTGATATATCGTAGTCATAATCAGATATTGCAGTACATAATAGATCGAATTCTAACAGAAAATGGAAACGTCAATgatctttttcaaaattcttaCAATAAAGATGGTAAAGAGAGAAtgtcatatgatattgtagATGTTGAAAGGGGGGCCGTCATGACAGCAAGGGACTCGGATATTGAATCAGATATAGAAAAAGTAACTGTTGAACAATTTCGCCTGCTTTGTCTTGGTTGCTATTCTGCTGATAATACCACTGTAAAAATACTATTAAAGCACATGGatatcaaaaatatcataaaaacatttttttctttacaatttgcGACTACGGAAAACGAACCCCTTCTTATTGTGTGCAAATATGGATACGATAAAATTGCCCGTGAATTGCTTCAAGCTTCGGCAAATATTAATCTGTTCTGGGAATTAAGTAGACCTCTTGTAGTTGCATGTGACAATGGACATTTGAATGTTGTCAAAGTGTTAATAAATACCGGGGCCAATGTCAATGGTATACATAATAGTGAAACACCTCTTACAGTTGCATGTAAAGCAGGACATGTTAATGTTGTTGAGGAGTTGATAAAGGCAGGGGCTGATGTCAATTTAGGAGATGGAGATGATACACCATTAACGGCAGCATGTGATTATGGTAATTTGAATGTTGTCAAAGTGTTAATAAATACCGGAGCCAATGTCAATGATATACATAATAGTGCAACACCTCTTACAGTTGCATGTAAAACAGGACATGTAAATGTTGTTGAGGAGTTGATAAAGGCAGGGGCTGATGTCAATTTAGGAGATGGAGATGAAACACCATTAACGTCAGCATGTGATAATGGTGATTTGAATGTTGTCAAAGTGTTAATAAATACCGGGGCCAATGTCAATGACATACATAAAAGTGAAACACCTCTTACAGTTGCATGTAAAGCAGGGCATGCAAATGTTGTTGATGAGTTGATTAAAGCGGGAgctgatatatatttagctGGTGAAGAAAAAACACCATTAATGATTGCATTTGATCACGGACATTCACATATAATTGAATTGCTGGTCAAAGCTGGGTCTGAAGCCATTCACAAAGGTGGACATGAAACATCACTGACAATTGCATGTTTTAAGGGACATTTAGAAGAAGTTGAAAAGATAATTCAAGCGGGGGCCGATGTCAATTTAAGAAATGGAGTCTTAACACCACTAGTTGCGGCATGTTATATGGGACATTTGAGGGTTGttaaagaaatgataaaagctGGAGCGGATGTAAACTTACTCGACGGAGATGTAACACCCTTAACAGCCGCATGTCTGGGTGGACTCTCAAGTGTAGTTGAAGAGCTAATAAACACAGGGGCATGTGTTAATTCAAAA encodes:
- the LOC117688541 gene encoding uncharacterized protein isoform X2; protein product: MSLSKSQYGSTVETTNLARLARIILGPCTDVLQDVLKKNIDPSVLPGKFKTFLANNKKSPFNKEQETIVYTGKYSNFDITLLCALLRNICTFKPHLNNWGNVPNPGDRSESANIERIRLLRNKYQGHHSSISISSSDFNQEWQAIFDTVKELELHIGTCTVYQEEVKNITQCCMDPEQETKYIEKLLDLNKKLDDISELFDREVSRWKEDDKVFLETHNFPAMFNRVVDKTYVTFVGVPGSGKSVTARHIALKLQEEGYYILPIKNISDIETQCIPDILQVFVIDDVVGVFGFDESKFNELCKYESIIKKPEMKETKVIMTCREVVYRNEYLTNTFLSESANVVKLHSDENLLTEEDKCNMLTMYDLDKQLLSSIDLSLTSKMFPFLCKLYKKEFRNYGTSFFMSPYPCILDEMDKMKRQNKIQYASLVLLMFNDSKLSESILDDDRSSNRSSSFEAKKISVLNRCKVDRETNSFRFIDALSDMEGTYTNKFDSEYTFIHDSMFEIVACHFGRQFPELMIQYMSSDYFANYIKVNGNESENRISEKVESTKRKASGLCINISESHHQMLAERLFRDVENGEMLVFENEALKHPSVLQTFIDVITRKSYRELYSIFLSEGFCLFFRSQMPNENETLGETFKRLQISSLLYNRERFRAISWVIYRSHNQILQYIIDRILTENGNVNDLFQNSYNKDGKERMSYDIVDVERGAVMTARDSDIESDIEKVTVEQFRLLCLGCYSADNTTVKILLKHMDIKNIIKTFFSLQFATTENEPLLIVCKYGYDKIARELLQASANINLFWELSRPLVVACDNGHLNVVKVLINTGANVNGIHNSETPLTVACKAGHVNVVEELIKAGADVNLGDGDDTPLTAACDYGNLNVVKVLINTGANVNDIHNSATPLTVACKTGHVNVVEELIKAGADVNLGDGDETPLTSACDNGDLNVVKVLINTGANVNDIHKSETPLTVACKAGHANVVDELIKAGADIYLAGEEKTPLMIAFDHGHSHIIELLVKAGSEAIHKGGHETSLTIACFKGHLEEVEKIIQAGADVNLRNGVLTPLVAACYMGHLRVVKEMIKAGADVNLLDGDVTPLTAACLGGLSSVVEELINTGACVNSKDKHTIPIMVSCSSGNVKLTKVLVKAGADVNIKHEGKTPLTVACSAGFTSVAEELINAGADVNLKGDGKTPLIIACGDGNLFFVQMILNTGADVNLGDGNDTPLTAACDNGNLNVINELIKAGANVDLKGEGKTSLIIACRDGNLFLVQRI
- the LOC117688541 gene encoding uncharacterized protein isoform X1, giving the protein MSLSKSQYGSTVETTNLARLARIILGPCTDVLQDVLKKNIDPSVLPGKFKTFLANNKKSPFNKEQETIVYTGKYSNFDITLLCALLRNICTFKPHLNNWGNVPNPGDRSESANIERIRLLRNKYQGHHSSISISSSDFNQEWQAIFDTVKELELHIGTCTVYQEEVKNITQCCMDPEQETKYIEKLLDLNKKLDDISAKVEKSCVCKTRKELFDREVSRWKEDDKVFLETHNFPAMFNRVVDKTYVTFVGVPGSGKSVTARHIALKLQEEGYYILPIKNISDIETQCIPDILQVFVIDDVVGVFGFDESKFNELCKYESIIKKPEMKETKVIMTCREVVYRNEYLTNTFLSESANVVKLHSDENLLTEEDKCNMLTMYDLDKQLLSSIDLSLTSKMFPFLCKLYKKEFRNYGTSFFMSPYPCILDEMDKMKRQNKIQYASLVLLMFNDSKLSESILDDDRSSNRSSSFEAKKISVLNRCKVDRETNSFRFIDALSDMEGTYTNKFDSEYTFIHDSMFEIVACHFGRQFPELMIQYMSSDYFANYIKVNGNESENRISEKVESTKRKASGLCINISESHHQMLAERLFRDVENGEMLVFENEALKHPSVLQTFIDVITRKSYRELYSIFLSEGFCLFFRSQMPNENETLGETFKRLQISSLLYNRERFRAISWVIYRSHNQILQYIIDRILTENGNVNDLFQNSYNKDGKERMSYDIVDVERGAVMTARDSDIESDIEKVTVEQFRLLCLGCYSADNTTVKILLKHMDIKNIIKTFFSLQFATTENEPLLIVCKYGYDKIARELLQASANINLFWELSRPLVVACDNGHLNVVKVLINTGANVNGIHNSETPLTVACKAGHVNVVEELIKAGADVNLGDGDDTPLTAACDYGNLNVVKVLINTGANVNDIHNSATPLTVACKTGHVNVVEELIKAGADVNLGDGDETPLTSACDNGDLNVVKVLINTGANVNDIHKSETPLTVACKAGHANVVDELIKAGADIYLAGEEKTPLMIAFDHGHSHIIELLVKAGSEAIHKGGHETSLTIACFKGHLEEVEKIIQAGADVNLRNGVLTPLVAACYMGHLRVVKEMIKAGADVNLLDGDVTPLTAACLGGLSSVVEELINTGACVNSKDKHTIPIMVSCSSGNVKLTKVLVKAGADVNIKHEGKTPLTVACSAGFTSVAEELINAGADVNLKGDGKTPLIIACGDGNLFFVQMILNTGADVNLGDGNDTPLTAACDNGNLNVINELIKAGANVDLKGEGKTSLIIACRDGNLFLVQRI
- the LOC117688541 gene encoding putative ankyrin repeat protein RF_0381 isoform X3, which encodes MFNRVVDKTYVTFVGVPGSGKSVTARHIALKLQEEGYYILPIKNISDIETQCIPDILQVFVIDDVVGVFGFDESKFNELCKYESIIKKPEMKETKVIMTCREVVYRNEYLTNTFLSESANVVKLHSDENLLTEEDKCNMLTMYDLDKQLLSSIDLSLTSKMFPFLCKLYKKEFRNYGTSFFMSPYPCILDEMDKMKRQNKIQYASLVLLMFNDSKLSESILDDDRSSNRSSSFEAKKISVLNRCKVDRETNSFRFIDALSDMEGTYTNKFDSEYTFIHDSMFEIVACHFGRQFPELMIQYMSSDYFANYIKVNGNESENRISEKVESTKRKASGLCINISESHHQMLAERLFRDVENGEMLVFENEALKHPSVLQTFIDVITRKSYRELYSIFLSEGFCLFFRSQMPNENETLGETFKRLQISSLLYNRERFRAISWVIYRSHNQILQYIIDRILTENGNVNDLFQNSYNKDGKERMSYDIVDVERGAVMTARDSDIESDIEKVTVEQFRLLCLGCYSADNTTVKILLKHMDIKNIIKTFFSLQFATTENEPLLIVCKYGYDKIARELLQASANINLFWELSRPLVVACDNGHLNVVKVLINTGANVNGIHNSETPLTVACKAGHVNVVEELIKAGADVNLGDGDDTPLTAACDYGNLNVVKVLINTGANVNDIHNSATPLTVACKTGHVNVVEELIKAGADVNLGDGDETPLTSACDNGDLNVVKVLINTGANVNDIHKSETPLTVACKAGHANVVDELIKAGADIYLAGEEKTPLMIAFDHGHSHIIELLVKAGSEAIHKGGHETSLTIACFKGHLEEVEKIIQAGADVNLRNGVLTPLVAACYMGHLRVVKEMIKAGADVNLLDGDVTPLTAACLGGLSSVVEELINTGACVNSKDKHTIPIMVSCSSGNVKLTKVLVKAGADVNIKHEGKTPLTVACSAGFTSVAEELINAGADVNLKGDGKTPLIIACGDGNLFFVQMILNTGADVNLGDGNDTPLTAACDNGNLNVINELIKAGANVDLKGEGKTSLIIACRDGNLFLVQRI